The following is a genomic window from Micropterus dolomieu isolate WLL.071019.BEF.003 ecotype Adirondacks unplaced genomic scaffold, ASM2129224v1 contig_13435, whole genome shotgun sequence.
agaaaacatgtgtgtgtaactttattccagttatcattgtactttactgtgaccaagttaacatagcatagccctgatcgatccaaactctgTCTGTAATATGTACTTAAGTAGGGCCTACagtcagtaaatgtactttatcaCTGTCCTCCACTGGGCTTGGCTTTGGCTACCTAAAACTAAGGACAGGACTTGagatgtgtttctgtattttggcTCTGGACCAAAAGGGGGAATTGGGTGGGGCGAGGGGCCTCTGCTGCACATTTCGAGTACTTCCTCCTCTAACAGATGTAATCTTActccaaacttttgataaaacttgagagccctgcAACAGACTACTGCATAGAAGACTGCAGATGCCACCAGAGTCATAGAAAGATTAGGCAGCAAAACTACTTGGTGAGGTTTAGACATAAATTATGGTTTGgtttagggctgaacgattaattgcatttgcgatattatcgcgatgTAATAAAACAAGACTTTCTAATCGCAAAGCAGTCTGACGAAGTTGATGTCGGGTCcagtgttgtcggagaattactaagcttgtctattaacaCGACAGTCAtcactctgttttattttgaacctcaaactgagtattttttgtttgctcactgggatacagaaagatggactcctagtAGATTTGAACTGGGATAAGGACTTATTAATTGCTGGTTGAaatgtgggttttgtattgagctcttactgtataacacactgtggtctgtaggtagggCGACCTGATGATATATCATATTagttaatgccatgacttgactcaaattatctttcttagattataatttgatatatcttctcctccattgctcataataataattctacctaatttcatcataacacaggcctgacccacaagaaacaGTGTAgttctatctaatattgtgttggtgatactatacactgatttactgcttgtccattttaaataatacagaaggtaaagagcttaaaaattaatcgcatattaaatcacACTTgcaatattggttaaaaaaaaatcgaGATTTAGATTaatttccaaaatcgttcagccctagtttggttttaaaacatctACGTTACTTATGAAAGTTATttgaaaaactaaaaacagtaTCTCacaagtgagtacacccctaacatttttgtaaatatttgcttATATCCTTTCAAGTGACATTTTTACtgaggggtgtcctcacttttgttgccagcggtttagacattaatgcctgtgtgatgtgttattttgaggggacagcaaatttacactgttacacaagctgtacactcactactttagtAGTAAGTGtgatttcttcagtgttgtcacatgaaaagatataatcaaatgtttacaaaaatgtgtgaggggtgtactcaatttgtgagatactgtatgtagagtttttgttttacatgagAAACAAACATCAGTCTTCATCAGATTTCCTTTCAGCCACCCTGTTGGTTCAGGAGTGGTATTCCAGTATAACATACAATCTTAAATACAGAGGAGAGGATACATCTTTGTAGCCTGACTTTCCTGCTTCATTCAACATATTGTCAAGATTTTAATTTAGTTGAACTCTTCTAAAATCCACATATATATCCGATCTGTTAAAATCATTGTTACTTGAGTTTCAGGTTGATTGATTTTACTGTATTCTGCTCATCAGCAGGTATTTGTAGGCTTTTAGCAGATAAACTCCATATCAGTAATGCATGgctctttttctgctgttgacATCAGAtcataacaaaatgttcatttctcATTCCAGTTTCTCTCAGCTGTTTAGAGGCTCAGGAGAAGTCAAGTTCTTTGGGAATCTgttctgtgcagcagcagagagcgaacagcagacaggagagaagataCTGGAGCTGTTATCATCAGTGTGCAGATATCAATCATTCCCTCTTAAAGACAGATACATGGATGATGGTAAACACAAATATCAGAGTGGTTTCCTGCTGGATCTGTGCTCCCACCTGAAGGACTATGAGACTAAAACAGGCTTGAGGGTCCTTCCATCATTACAGTCAGTTTTCCAGTCAGCTCCTGCAGTCTGGTTCAtaaacctctcagagagaaagacctccatcctcctggaagtgctgaaactccaaccagagaagaaaccagtggagctgacaggctgctcagatgaagagagtgaagtgaggagtttcctacagtgtctgcCTTATATCTCACAGCTCAGGTAAGTTGTAGAAATATGTCAATTTTTTCCTAATCTACGGTcatatacaaataaacataatgTAGATAAGGTTGAATGCCATTTCTCTGTTTAGTAATTATTTAGCAGTACATATTATCACAGCTAAACAAACATATACANNNNNNNNNNNNNNNNNNNNACTCTTCTAAAATCCACATATATCCCTGTTAGAATCATTGTTACTTGAGTTTTAGGTTGATTGATTTTACTGTATTCTGCTCATCAGCAGGTATTTGTAGGCTTTTAGCAGATAAACTCCATATCAGTAATGCATGgctctttttctgctgttgacATCAGATCATAACAAAATGTTCGATTCTCGTTCCAGATTCTATGACAAGTTTGAAGAATCAGATCTAGTCAAGTTCTTTGGGAATCTgttctgtgcagcagcagagagagaacagcagacaggagagaagataCTGGAGCTGTTATCACCATACttggatgaagatgatgatgaatatCGTTGTGGTTTCCTGCTGGATCTGTACTCCCACCTGAAGGACTATGAGACTAAAACAGGCTTGAGGGTCCTTCCATCATTACAGTCAGTTTTCCAGTCATCTCCTGCAGTCTGGTCCAtaaacctctcagagagaaagacctccatcctcctggaagtgctgaaactccaaccagagaagaaaccagtggagctgacaggctggtcagatgaagagagtgaagtgaggagtttcctacagtgtctgcCTTATATCTCACAGCTCAGGTAAATGAATTGTACTTCACATGACTTCAGTGCAGCCTTTCCCTGAGTTACATGAGTGAACTCACTGGATTGTGTTGGGTGTTTAATTTGTATGTAGCTTATAAACTTGTTGGTATTGAACGCAGTTCTTTTAATGCGAGTAAACACAACCTGCAAGGATTCACCTTAAATCTGGCTTACTACAGCAgcatgaacccaaagtaaacattttactgtgGTTAAATTGTAATAAACGGATCAAAATGATGCTGACATAACTTCATCATGATGCTGATTTGCTAAACATATGACTTCATGCTTAGTCAGGTCCGTCAGCGAGATGAtaagcaaacaacttttaaaatgcttgttctCTAAATGGcttttggatcgatcagggctatgctaactgGTATTGTAGCAAAGTAGAACAACAActggaatcaagtaacagaaacacattttcagatctTACCAGGTAGTTCACCTTCCTCGCTTACTTTCTCCAAGTAATCTCCTGTTTTGTCCggtttctattaaaatattaacaagTATCACAGAGCAACTCGATGGCTCGCTGCAGCAGatgagtgaagataaatccaCTTTTTATcccaaatatttaaattaaaaagttaatttaataaactaAAAGAAGTCTGAGCTCCTTCTGCGGGTAAATGTCTCCTTTATAGACCTGAATCCAGTGCAACTGCATGTGTTTAACTGTCCAGAAACTCCAACGCTGCTCCCGGCTCTCTCCTTCAGATCTCCCTGTCACTCAGCAGCTGGGCGAGCAGAAGCTTTGTCCCTCAACTCTGCCTGAAACACGGCGATACACGAGAATGTTTCACTCAAATTAACTATGTTTTCAATATTGTACTACAGCCATAGGTGTCGCTAGACCCTTTTCACTGGGGCACGTGCCCCTGTATCCGTGTGCTGTATCCATGtgtttttggacgtgtagggctccgcggtcaagttagcaacgatTTGCAACATCTGCAACGtctggtcaagttagcaataacaTACATGCAACGTCAGGTtacacattcaaaataaaactattggTTAATGTGAAAGGCACTTTgttaatgatatgaaatgtagCAAAAAACAAGTCAATGTTGAAAGCTGGTGATTATAACGGTGATGAGAGGATAGACAGGGGCTATCCTTTTGagcacaagaagagaaaataactcaATGACAGTGACTTtcgggaacagcagtcaggtaaacttgtgtcCTCTTTTCTGAAAGTCTGATGTGAGCAGGTTCATGTGCAGCTGCAGGGAATCTCTCTGGTCCGACTGTCCTGCTACCCAGCAGGgcagctctgtctgtgtcttggtaGCTTGCCAGACTGAACAAtattagagtgaaatacaactgtTTATTACCTTTGATATATGAGACAGGCAACAACGTTTATGAACTGCAGCATGGAAATGATAACTACATTGTGCGTGAACATGCGCTCATACGTGCGTGCATGAAAAGCGGTGAACGGTGCTACAGTCCACAGCTGGACCTTATTACATTCCAGCAGCACCATTAGTGGGACCAGGCCAGACAGAACACAGctgtgatggcactcctcacATCGTTTTAAAACGTGACAGTGATGATCTGTTTCTCAGTgaaggtttagttacaactctggactaacgCCTGATGGAAAGCggtggattcacattgactattaaaatgttgattagtggAGCAGACTGGACAACatggatgcacatctctcagtaaataataaacatcaaaTATTCAGTCAATTCATGGTATAAATTagagctggacaataaaacaataacaataattataataataataataataataataataatccttatttgtagagcacttttcaaaaacaagttacaaagtgctttaacaagtgtaaagaataatacaaatttttttttataaaattagtaaaatacaataaaataaaagggagaaaataaagtcaaataagatcgggaaaagctctcctataaaagtatgttttaagaagggacttaaaagagttcactgactcagccgacctgatttcctcgggcaggctgttccagagcctcggggccctgacagcaaacgctctgtcccctttagttttcagtcgagactctggaacagatagcagacctctgcccgaggatctcaaggtacgtgctggtgtgtatgggactaaaaggtcagaaatataacaaggcgagaggccatgaagagctttaaaagtg
Proteins encoded in this region:
- the LOC123966435 gene encoding uncharacterized protein LOC123966435 — its product is FSQLFRGSGEVKFFGNLFCAAAESEQQTGEKILELLSSVCRYQSFPLKDRYMDDGKHKYQSGFLLDLCSHLKDYETKTGLRVLPSLQSVFQSAPAVWFINLSERKTSILLEVLKLQPEKKPVELTGCSDEESEVRSFLQCLPYISQLRFYDKFEESDLVKFFGNLFCAAAEREQQTGEKILELLSPYLDEDDDEYRCGFLLDLYSHLKDYETKTGLRVLPSLQSVFQSSPAVWSINLSERKTSILLEVLKLQPEKKPVELTGWSDEESEVRSFLQCLPYISQL